TACAGTGGGCCACCTCGCGGTGAGAGCTATGATTCCATGTGATGTATTGGGGCGTCATAATGTGGCAGTTAACACATGCCTGTGGGTCATCGGAAAGATAAGACACAGCATTACTTATTTTAAATAAGTAAACACCTAAGCCAACCAAAACAGCAAAAGAAACTATCGCCACTTTTTTCCATTTAGGGTCAGGTTCCAGGCCAATTCTGGTGAGTAATTTTTTTATTGGTTGTAGAATATCCATGTTTAATTGCCTTCTAAAGCAAAAGTATCAAATATATCTAAATGAGATTGTGACATATGTCATTAAATTAACTGTTTATATACAAAAAATCAAATTTTTAGATATCAGATAGTTTTTCTCATTTGTACTTTTACTTCGGGGCTGGAGAATTCTTTGTCAAATTCTGTTATGTTAGAATCTGACATTACTTCCAAAATCTCACTGTTATTGGTGAAATGCTGTAGATAGTAATTACCACGATAAGCCCTTTGTACCAAGTAATTTCTCATACTTAAAATGTCTTCAGCTTTTAGTTGGGCAGAATGAACGGTAGTTCTCACTTCAAAAGGCACTTTATGTTCTACTAGAAAAGACAAGCTTTGCTCAAATGGCGTGAATAAATTTGATTTTGTGATCGATTGAAATTTTTCAGCTGTAGCCTTAAAATCTAGGGCTACATAATCAAGCGTATCATTTTTATAAAGTTTTTTTAATACTTCAGGTCTGCTTCCATTGGTGTCGATCTTCACTTTCATCCCCAAAGCTTTTACCTCCAAAGCCAAATCAATCAGCGATGGATGAAGCGTACATTCTCCTCCACTCATGACTACCCCATCCAAAAGTCCTTTTCGATTCCTTAAAAATTGAAGTGCTTCTGCTATGAAAATCTCCCCCTTTCCTAAAACGATATCTGGATTA
This is a stretch of genomic DNA from Marivirga harenae. It encodes these proteins:
- a CDS encoding anaerobic ribonucleoside-triphosphate reductase activating protein; its protein translation is MSKATPIYDITPFTLLDYPDKTACIIWFAGCNMRCGYCYNPDIVLGKGEIFIAEALQFLRNRKGLLDGVVMSGGECTLHPSLIDLALEVKALGMKVKIDTNGSRPEVLKKLYKNDTLDYVALDFKATAEKFQSITKSNLFTPFEQSLSFLVEHKVPFEVRTTVHSAQLKAEDILSMRNYLVQRAYRGNYYLQHFTNNSEILEVMSDSNITEFDKEFSSPEVKVQMRKTI